From the Prosthecobacter dejongeii genome, one window contains:
- a CDS encoding tetratricopeptide repeat protein: MMRPLLMLCLALLTVLLHAQQPSRPAPAPAAVLDPISPNVPAGPGEPALPQNAGFPVDVNNYENPLLLFQSEKRDLPMADEENLELLPPISPYLPGEQAPAGTPDKPLTPEELELRSLGAKVAASVVGIRVWDEFGNQISSGVGCFVTKDGVILTDTGLLHPEIAEKVDYITTTGADGTNHKVAGFYLADLVTGVTLLQSETRDTTPLELAPDTDFAQERACHVLAVSEKRGLVLADAKVQMDPALTGLGWLNLKGTDSPGAVGSPVLSKAGRVMAVVGMKVPLQSWMNFALPCDAAAFELRKNRAPMQPLSKLPQSPKLREVANDPEFVAAFATLQQKRVESAMRKLVQLTRKYPRSAECWALLGLSATYLGASPEALNCQRKAVALDPKAGLYWHQLAFAKLRESPGGLPDTTEDREALELAVEQRPNDQLAWLLLASRHVRDGDLGKADDALRRVTLLAPGYAQAHYLQAYVRGRLKDYDGAQAAISQSLKLNAGYSEAWYYQGLLFDKQGDPGEATKAYRNTVRLRPTHPQAWMNLAYAYKKMGRETEAREAFKEHQKRTMKAK; this comes from the coding sequence ATGATGAGACCTTTATTGATGCTCTGCCTAGCCCTTTTGACGGTCCTGTTGCATGCCCAACAGCCTAGCCGCCCCGCCCCTGCCCCGGCGGCGGTTTTGGATCCTATCTCCCCCAATGTGCCCGCTGGACCAGGTGAACCTGCTCTTCCTCAGAATGCCGGGTTTCCCGTGGACGTGAACAACTACGAGAATCCGCTGCTCCTCTTCCAAAGCGAGAAGCGCGACCTGCCCATGGCCGATGAAGAGAACCTGGAGCTGCTACCGCCCATCTCTCCCTATCTGCCTGGGGAGCAAGCCCCCGCAGGTACACCGGACAAACCGCTGACACCGGAAGAGCTGGAACTGCGCAGCTTGGGGGCCAAGGTAGCCGCCTCTGTCGTAGGCATCCGTGTCTGGGATGAATTTGGCAATCAGATCAGCAGTGGGGTCGGCTGCTTTGTGACAAAAGACGGCGTTATCCTAACAGACACAGGTTTGCTACATCCGGAGATCGCGGAAAAGGTGGACTACATCACCACCACGGGCGCGGATGGCACCAATCATAAAGTGGCCGGTTTCTACTTGGCGGATCTCGTCACTGGAGTGACGCTGCTGCAAAGTGAAACCAGGGACACCACGCCGCTGGAGCTCGCCCCCGACACGGACTTTGCCCAAGAACGCGCCTGCCACGTCCTCGCGGTCTCTGAAAAACGCGGACTCGTGCTGGCGGATGCGAAGGTGCAGATGGACCCCGCCCTCACGGGCCTGGGCTGGCTGAATCTAAAAGGCACAGACTCCCCTGGCGCGGTGGGTTCCCCCGTGTTGTCGAAGGCCGGGCGCGTCATGGCCGTGGTGGGAATGAAGGTGCCACTGCAGAGCTGGATGAACTTTGCCCTGCCCTGCGATGCAGCCGCCTTTGAACTGCGCAAAAACCGCGCGCCCATGCAGCCGCTTTCGAAACTGCCCCAGAGCCCCAAGTTGCGTGAAGTGGCCAACGATCCCGAGTTCGTTGCCGCCTTTGCCACTCTTCAGCAAAAGCGTGTGGAGTCTGCCATGCGCAAGCTGGTGCAACTGACCCGCAAGTACCCACGCAGCGCGGAATGCTGGGCCCTGCTGGGGCTGAGTGCCACCTATCTAGGGGCCTCTCCCGAGGCGCTGAACTGCCAGCGCAAAGCCGTGGCTCTGGACCCCAAGGCGGGACTCTACTGGCATCAACTGGCCTTTGCTAAACTGCGTGAATCCCCTGGTGGCCTGCCGGACACCACGGAGGACCGCGAAGCGCTGGAACTGGCCGTGGAGCAGCGACCGAATGATCAACTGGCCTGGCTGCTGCTGGCCAGCCGCCACGTGCGGGATGGGGATCTGGGCAAGGCCGATGATGCCCTGCGCCGCGTGACTCTGCTGGCTCCTGGTTATGCCCAGGCGCATTATTTGCAGGCTTATGTGCGCGGTCGTTTAAAGGACTATGATGGAGCCCAGGCGGCCATTTCCCAAAGCTTGAAGCTGAACGCTGGCTACTCCGAGGCCTGGTATTATCAGGGGCTGCTTTTTGATAAGCAGGGTGATCCTGGCGAGGCAACCAAAGCCTACCGCAATACCGTGCGCCTGCGCCCCACGCACCCGCAAGCCTGGATGAATCTGGCCTACGCCTATAAAAAGATGGGCCGTGAAACCGAGGCGCGGGAAGCTTTTAAAGAGCATCAAAAGCGGACGATGAAGGCGAAATGA
- a CDS encoding methyltransferase domain-containing protein, producing MNTLSVSDFYLPPASASAADLPARRSAGTHASFALPLMRPGMRLLDCGCGHGSITLGLAERVRPGGIIGIDVQGDSLAQANEKAAERGLNAAFLQANLYELSFGAAEFDGVFSHALFEHLAHPLVALRELRRVMKPGAFIALRSLDWGGFVLEPWDETVAAALETCKQMQAQKGGDIHAGRKLPAWLRAAGFHHVTPSASYEIHPSTTLIAGDLAQQLEQGGHTEAAQNMCQWATQRGALVAQSWFEAVGWKPWM from the coding sequence GTGAACACCCTTTCTGTTAGCGACTTCTATCTCCCTCCCGCCTCGGCTTCTGCGGCGGACTTGCCTGCACGGCGCAGTGCGGGCACACACGCGTCTTTTGCCCTGCCTCTGATGCGGCCGGGGATGCGCTTGCTGGACTGTGGCTGTGGCCATGGTTCCATTACCCTCGGCCTCGCGGAACGCGTGCGGCCTGGGGGCATCATCGGCATTGATGTCCAGGGTGACTCGTTGGCACAGGCCAATGAAAAAGCGGCAGAACGCGGCCTAAACGCCGCCTTCTTGCAGGCCAATCTGTATGAACTGTCCTTCGGTGCGGCCGAGTTCGACGGGGTGTTCTCGCATGCCTTGTTCGAGCATCTGGCGCATCCGCTGGTGGCTCTGCGTGAGCTCCGGCGGGTGATGAAGCCGGGGGCGTTCATTGCCCTGCGCAGCCTGGACTGGGGTGGTTTTGTCCTGGAGCCCTGGGATGAAACCGTGGCCGCTGCGCTGGAGACCTGCAAACAGATGCAGGCCCAGAAGGGCGGCGACATCCACGCCGGGCGGAAGCTGCCTGCCTGGTTGCGGGCTGCGGGCTTTCATCATGTCACCCCCTCTGCCAGTTATGAGATCCATCCTTCGACCACTTTGATCGCCGGAGATTTGGCTCAACAACTGGAGCAAGGGGGACACACGGAGGCCGCCCAAAACATGTGCCAATGGGCCACCCAACGCGGTGCCCTCGTCGCTCAATCCTGGTTTGAAGCCGTCGGCTGGAAACCCTGGATGTGA
- a CDS encoding outer membrane protein: MRSLALLTLTFCALAAPAAELELKSLGGEGAAQKRKYGPFVGVSVGESFGQSGDVKIGDKRFSLDDSDGAASFSIEVGKSWKMKRLPILASVDVEGTFMSTELKGRSADANQPAGGGRLATDTVSYQADMNSLFFNLNGTLALDLYRYRARIGKFAAGFRPYVGAGFGGGQVWYRNATAKSRAQFNNTGTNTASTTPFSVDEFINSWNWYAGVEWTWKDQYSIFAEYRDFHVGDLEELTNFASDGYLIGFRYRY, encoded by the coding sequence ATGCGTTCCCTCGCTTTGCTCACTCTTACCTTTTGTGCCCTGGCTGCCCCAGCGGCCGAGCTTGAACTCAAGTCGCTCGGCGGTGAAGGCGCGGCGCAAAAGCGCAAATACGGACCTTTTGTCGGCGTGTCCGTCGGCGAGTCCTTCGGTCAGAGCGGGGATGTGAAGATCGGTGACAAAAGATTCAGCCTGGATGATTCTGACGGTGCTGCCAGTTTCAGCATCGAAGTCGGTAAGAGCTGGAAGATGAAGCGTCTGCCCATCCTCGCTTCCGTGGATGTGGAAGGAACCTTCATGTCCACCGAGCTTAAAGGGCGCTCTGCCGATGCTAACCAACCCGCGGGTGGTGGCCGTCTGGCGACCGACACGGTGTCTTATCAGGCTGACATGAATTCCCTGTTCTTTAACCTGAATGGCACCCTGGCCCTGGATCTTTACCGCTACCGGGCTCGCATCGGCAAATTCGCCGCTGGGTTCCGCCCCTACGTGGGCGCAGGCTTCGGCGGTGGTCAGGTGTGGTATCGCAATGCCACAGCCAAGTCCCGTGCCCAGTTTAATAACACAGGAACCAATACAGCCAGCACCACGCCCTTCAGTGTGGATGAATTCATCAATTCCTGGAACTGGTACGCCGGTGTCGAGTGGACCTGGAAAGACCAGTATTCCATCTTCGCTGAGTATCGTGACTTCCACGTCGGTGACCTTGAGGAGCTAACGAACTTTGCTTCCGATGGCTACCTCATCGGTTTCCGCTACCGCTATTAA
- a CDS encoding UbiA family prenyltransferase: MLRAWLELARISNLPTVWTNVTAAWLLAGGPWMDAKLGWLLLAGSLLYTGGMILNDAADAKFDREHKKERPIPSGKISAGTAWGVGLGMMALGATLAICTAGASVGITVALVSAILFYDLYHKPWPGAVWVMGSCRVLLYLMASSALPGSGASIHGWMNGDGLIFALTLGAYIVGLTMVARMEAKGALTSRLRAFFAKGLLYAPALVATVFWLSRANWRLISLLGDLTPLAPLPFILLFIGMVAYATRVMHQGGPAIGRAVGILLAGIAVVDALAVMQVSLSLACGFVLMAPLLRLWQRWIAAT, encoded by the coding sequence ATGCTCCGCGCCTGGCTCGAACTCGCCCGCATCTCCAATCTCCCCACTGTCTGGACCAACGTCACCGCCGCCTGGCTACTGGCAGGTGGCCCGTGGATGGATGCAAAGCTGGGCTGGCTGCTGCTGGCGGGCTCCCTTCTTTATACAGGCGGCATGATCCTGAATGATGCGGCGGATGCCAAATTCGATCGCGAGCACAAAAAGGAACGCCCCATCCCAAGTGGCAAAATCAGCGCCGGCACTGCCTGGGGCGTGGGGCTGGGGATGATGGCACTGGGAGCAACGCTCGCCATCTGCACTGCCGGGGCTAGCGTGGGCATCACCGTCGCCCTCGTCTCCGCCATTCTGTTTTATGATCTCTATCATAAACCCTGGCCAGGGGCCGTGTGGGTGATGGGCTCGTGCCGGGTGCTGCTTTATCTCATGGCCAGCTCGGCCCTGCCCGGCAGCGGGGCCAGCATTCATGGGTGGATGAATGGTGACGGGCTGATTTTTGCCCTCACTTTAGGTGCCTACATCGTCGGCCTCACCATGGTCGCCCGCATGGAGGCTAAAGGGGCGCTCACCTCCCGCCTGCGCGCTTTTTTTGCCAAAGGTCTGCTGTATGCACCGGCGCTGGTCGCCACGGTCTTCTGGCTCAGCCGGGCAAACTGGCGGCTCATTTCTCTTTTGGGGGATCTCACGCCGCTCGCTCCCCTGCCCTTCATCCTGCTTTTCATCGGCATGGTGGCCTACGCCACACGGGTCATGCACCAGGGCGGGCCCGCGATTGGCCGGGCGGTGGGCATCCTGCTGGCAGGCATCGCCGTGGTGGATGCGCTGGCCGTCATGCAGGTTTCCCTATCTCTAGCCTGTGGCTTTGTCCTAATGGCCCCACTGCTGCGCCTCTGGCAGCGGTGGATTGCGGCCACTTAA
- a CDS encoding 3-dehydroquinate synthase yields MNETQPPMLEKKIRLEYAHRILFTRDVFAAANTTICDLLLLDHPNKVPRVLVFVDDHVASANPQLLDNIRSYARAHAEVLDLAGEPVILPGGEPCKNDFSLVQQCWQAINDAGLDRHSYVFVIGGGATLDLVCFAAATAHRGIRHVRFPTTTLSQGDGGVGVKNGVNYFEKKNWVGSFAVPFAVVNDFAFLESLPERERRNGIIEAIKVSLIRDRAFFEEIEQMAPALARLEQPALERVVQRSAELHVEHIATGGDPFELGSARPLDFGHWAAHKLEQITHFAVTHGEAVAIGMAVDLLYSVKKGILDAPTAQRVMRLVEQIGFEIYHPSLLAEGRTGEPTILEGLEEFREHLGGELTVTLVPKVGQKLEVHEMDRELILEAVEELRVHAEANHLAPAGR; encoded by the coding sequence ATTAATGAGACCCAACCGCCCATGCTGGAGAAGAAAATCAGGCTCGAATACGCCCATCGCATCCTTTTCACCCGCGATGTGTTTGCTGCTGCAAACACGACCATCTGCGATCTCCTCCTGCTGGACCACCCCAACAAGGTCCCTCGTGTGCTGGTGTTTGTGGATGATCATGTGGCCTCAGCCAACCCGCAACTTCTCGACAACATCCGCTCGTATGCACGGGCCCATGCCGAGGTGCTGGACCTAGCGGGCGAGCCCGTGATCCTGCCCGGTGGTGAACCCTGCAAGAATGACTTTTCCCTCGTCCAGCAGTGCTGGCAGGCCATCAACGATGCCGGGCTGGACCGCCACAGTTACGTCTTTGTCATCGGCGGTGGGGCCACGCTGGACCTCGTTTGTTTTGCGGCAGCCACCGCCCACCGGGGCATCCGCCACGTGCGCTTCCCCACCACCACCCTCAGCCAGGGCGATGGCGGCGTGGGCGTGAAAAATGGCGTCAATTACTTCGAGAAAAAGAACTGGGTGGGCAGCTTCGCCGTTCCTTTTGCCGTGGTGAATGACTTTGCCTTTCTGGAGTCCCTGCCCGAACGCGAGCGCCGCAATGGCATCATTGAGGCCATCAAAGTTTCCCTCATCCGCGACCGCGCCTTTTTTGAAGAGATCGAGCAGATGGCTCCGGCCCTCGCCCGTCTGGAGCAGCCTGCACTTGAGCGGGTGGTCCAGCGCAGTGCCGAGCTGCATGTGGAGCACATCGCCACCGGGGGCGACCCCTTTGAACTCGGCAGCGCCCGCCCGCTCGACTTCGGTCACTGGGCCGCGCATAAGCTGGAGCAGATCACTCACTTTGCCGTCACCCATGGCGAAGCCGTGGCCATCGGCATGGCGGTGGACCTCCTTTACTCGGTGAAGAAAGGCATTCTCGATGCCCCCACCGCGCAGCGTGTCATGCGCCTGGTGGAACAGATCGGCTTTGAAATCTACCACCCCAGCCTCCTTGCCGAAGGCAGGACTGGCGAGCCCACCATCCTCGAAGGCCTCGAAGAGTTCCGCGAGCACCTCGGCGGCGAACTCACCGTCACCCTCGTGCCCAAAGTGGGTCAAAAACTCGAAGTCCACGAAATGGACCGCGAACTGATCCTAGAGGCCGTGGAGGAACTGCGGGTGCATGCTGAGGCGAATCACCTCGCCCCGGCGGGCAGGTGA
- a CDS encoding EamA family transporter, whose protein sequence is MSSPSILVESSTSLPSVAGPLRPPFSLVIAAFAAVYLIWGSTYLGIRLAIDSIPPLLMAGSRFVTAGGVLYLVMRMRGAPRPDWDHWRGSIIIGGLLLMAGNGGVCWTQQTVPSGVAALIVASVPLWIMLVDWLRPQGLRPTRRVVAGLFIGMTGVAVIILGRGALGQRVVEPVAALVLVGANICWALGSIYARHARKPSSALLGVAMQMLCGGGLQLLLGLILGEAQDLNLAAITPTSAWAFVYLTFIGSLVGFTAYIWLLQVSTPARVSTHAYVNPLVAVLLGSWFLHEPISQNVIIAGALVLFSVLLITRSSPSPK, encoded by the coding sequence ATGAGCAGCCCTAGCATCCTGGTCGAATCTTCCACCTCGCTCCCCAGCGTGGCCGGTCCCTTACGCCCTCCCTTCAGTCTCGTCATCGCAGCCTTTGCGGCGGTGTATCTGATCTGGGGGTCCACATATCTGGGCATTCGTCTGGCCATTGATTCCATCCCACCCCTGCTGATGGCGGGCAGCCGTTTTGTCACCGCTGGCGGTGTTTTGTATCTGGTCATGCGAATGCGCGGTGCACCGCGTCCCGACTGGGACCACTGGCGCGGTTCCATCATCATCGGTGGCCTGCTGCTGATGGCGGGAAATGGCGGTGTGTGCTGGACCCAGCAGACGGTTCCGTCTGGTGTGGCGGCGCTCATCGTGGCCTCCGTGCCGCTGTGGATCATGCTGGTGGATTGGCTGCGCCCGCAGGGCCTGCGGCCCACGCGCCGGGTGGTGGCGGGCCTCTTCATTGGCATGACGGGCGTTGCCGTGATCATCTTGGGTCGTGGGGCCTTGGGCCAGCGAGTGGTGGAGCCCGTGGCGGCTCTGGTGCTCGTGGGAGCAAACATCTGCTGGGCTCTCGGCTCCATCTATGCCCGCCATGCACGAAAGCCCAGCTCTGCCCTGCTAGGTGTGGCCATGCAGATGTTGTGTGGGGGTGGATTGCAATTGTTGTTAGGCCTGATTTTGGGTGAAGCGCAGGATTTAAATCTGGCTGCCATCACTCCCACCTCGGCCTGGGCTTTTGTTTATCTCACCTTCATCGGCTCCCTCGTTGGCTTCACCGCCTACATCTGGCTGCTGCAGGTCAGCACCCCAGCACGGGTCTCCACCCATGCTTATGTGAACCCTCTCGTGGCCGTGCTGCTCGGCAGTTGGTTCCTGCATGAGCCCATCTCTCAGAACGTCATCATCGCAGGCGCTCTGGTGCTTTTTTCCGTGCTTCTCATCACCCGTTCCTCTCCCTCTCCCAAGTGA
- the bamD gene encoding outer membrane protein assembly factor BamD: MSFFSSPVRAGLLCFFLLGALLPAQARDTDESVRRLYSRAQKLMSEGEAEEALERFLNVVKHYPRTEWSALSLWEVYRINIHLGDDEAAFEALNRLIVEQPGHFEKAHAAQLQLVQRLLGNGKESRRTLEVARKSQITPPEILVEMLKTVIKNGPQSEVGIQAHYYLAIAQEKAGEKKVAIATHEDFTETYPRHELADDAGYQVAYIAYKDWKTMRSNGPHQREGAAVSLAWFIARFPESDKVAQARSCLSEVRASEMRELLGLARYYEGRGNEKAAAVYYEQLAERFPEAVVADKTLADKILKTQPTTEIIGAVR; this comes from the coding sequence ATGTCTTTTTTTAGCAGCCCTGTTCGAGCAGGGCTGCTTTGTTTTTTTCTGCTCGGCGCTCTGCTGCCCGCACAGGCACGGGATACTGATGAGTCGGTGCGACGCCTGTATTCGCGTGCTCAGAAATTGATGTCTGAAGGCGAGGCTGAAGAGGCTCTGGAACGCTTTCTCAATGTGGTCAAACATTACCCCCGCACGGAGTGGTCGGCCTTGTCATTGTGGGAGGTGTATCGCATCAACATTCATCTGGGTGATGATGAAGCCGCCTTTGAGGCCCTGAACCGTCTCATTGTGGAGCAGCCCGGCCATTTTGAAAAAGCCCATGCCGCGCAGCTTCAGTTGGTGCAGCGACTGCTGGGCAACGGCAAAGAAAGCCGCCGCACGCTGGAAGTGGCCCGTAAATCTCAGATCACGCCACCTGAAATCCTGGTGGAGATGCTGAAGACCGTAATCAAAAACGGCCCTCAGAGTGAGGTAGGCATTCAGGCACATTATTACCTCGCCATTGCCCAAGAGAAAGCGGGGGAAAAGAAGGTGGCCATCGCCACTCATGAAGACTTTACGGAAACGTATCCCCGACATGAATTGGCGGATGATGCGGGTTACCAGGTGGCCTACATCGCCTACAAAGACTGGAAGACCATGCGCAGCAATGGCCCCCACCAGCGCGAAGGTGCGGCAGTCTCTCTCGCGTGGTTCATCGCTCGTTTTCCTGAAAGTGATAAGGTAGCCCAGGCCCGCTCCTGCCTCTCGGAGGTGCGTGCTTCTGAAATGCGTGAGTTGTTAGGCCTCGCACGCTATTATGAAGGGCGGGGGAATGAAAAAGCGGCTGCCGTTTATTATGAACAATTGGCCGAGCGTTTTCCAGAAGCCGTCGTGGCAGATAAAACCCTGGCTGATAAGATCCTGAAGACCCAACCGACCACCGAAATTATCGGTGCAGTGAGGTGA
- a CDS encoding ribonuclease III domain-containing protein gives MANPSQSESIDQLRQDAWVGDAVLELYVRSYILRLHGKVDAEMKTRFTCNQFLNCVGNPTKVEADIGIIYQKSGLETAFAWIRENLEPLFIKQEAKRVRTGK, from the coding sequence ATGGCCAATCCCTCTCAGTCAGAATCCATTGATCAACTTCGCCAGGATGCCTGGGTGGGAGATGCAGTGCTGGAACTTTACGTCCGCAGTTACATCCTGCGCCTGCATGGCAAGGTGGATGCGGAGATGAAGACCCGGTTTACCTGCAATCAGTTTCTCAACTGCGTGGGCAACCCCACCAAGGTCGAGGCCGACATCGGCATCATCTACCAGAAGAGCGGGCTGGAGACGGCCTTTGCCTGGATCCGCGAGAACCTGGAGCCGCTGTTTATCAAACAAGAGGCTAAGCGAGTGCGAACGGGGAAGTGA